A genomic window from Rhodomicrobium lacus includes:
- a CDS encoding amino acid ABC transporter substrate-binding protein, whose amino-acid sequence MKRHGILYCALALALHCVGAQAGTLDEVRARGKLNCGVTQGLAGFSSADASGNWAGLDVDFCRAVAAAIFDDASKVNFVPLSSKQRFTALQSGEIDVLSRVSTWTMQNDTALGITFVGVIYHDGQGLMVRKKLEVQSALELSGAEVCTNTGTTTELNIADFFRARSMPYKIVAFEKSDEALKAYEAERCDVYSTDASSLSAQRIKLAQPDDHVILPDLISKEPLAPAVRQNDPQWESLVRWTLFALIDAEELAVTKANADKLSRTDAAPGVRRLLGAESDYGRALGLDKDWALKAIRAVGNYGEIFDRNLGQQSPLKIERGLNKLWNNGGILFAPPVR is encoded by the coding sequence ATGAAGCGTCACGGGATTCTATATTGCGCTCTTGCACTTGCACTTCACTGTGTCGGCGCTCAGGCGGGGACGCTTGACGAGGTCAGGGCGCGCGGCAAGCTGAATTGCGGCGTCACGCAGGGGCTCGCGGGCTTCTCCTCGGCGGATGCGAGCGGCAACTGGGCCGGTCTCGATGTCGATTTCTGCCGCGCGGTCGCCGCCGCCATCTTCGACGATGCATCGAAGGTAAATTTCGTGCCGCTGTCATCGAAGCAGCGCTTCACGGCGCTCCAGTCGGGCGAGATCGACGTGCTTTCGCGCGTCTCGACCTGGACGATGCAGAACGATACGGCGCTTGGAATCACCTTCGTCGGCGTGATCTATCACGACGGGCAGGGGCTTATGGTGCGCAAGAAGCTCGAAGTGCAAAGTGCGCTCGAACTGTCTGGCGCGGAGGTGTGCACCAACACCGGCACGACGACCGAACTCAACATCGCGGATTTCTTCCGGGCTCGCTCCATGCCCTACAAGATCGTCGCCTTCGAGAAGTCGGACGAGGCCCTCAAGGCTTACGAGGCGGAGCGCTGCGACGTCTATTCCACCGACGCGTCGAGCCTGTCGGCGCAGCGCATCAAGCTCGCCCAGCCGGACGATCACGTGATCCTGCCGGATCTCATTTCAAAAGAGCCGCTCGCCCCGGCCGTCAGGCAGAACGACCCGCAATGGGAAAGTCTCGTGCGCTGGACGCTGTTCGCGCTCATCGACGCGGAGGAACTGGCGGTAACGAAAGCCAATGCGGACAAGCTTTCCCGAACCGACGCGGCCCCCGGTGTGCGGCGGCTGCTCGGCGCGGAAAGCGATTACGGGCGGGCGCTCGGTCTGGACAAGGACTGGGCGCTGAAGGCCATCCGCGCGGTCGGCAATTATGGCGAGATTTTCGATCGCAATCTCGGCCAGCAAAGCCCGCTCAAGATCGAGCGCGGGCTGAACAAGCTCTGGAACAACGGCGGCATCCTGTTCGCGCCACCGGTGCGATAG
- the metC gene encoding cystathionine beta-lyase, protein MTGQHGRDEDISVETEATQLGRDPHRYFGFVNMPVYRGSTVLYPNAESLESRDVPYTYGRPSNPTTRALEEALTKLEGGARTFLAPSGLSAVSTLLLTYAEAGGHILITDSAYFPTRRFASKVLKRLGVEVEYYDPLIGGGIAALIRSNTKLVFTESPGSQTFEVQDIPAICAAARGRNVPVAIDNTWATPIFLRAFDLGVNITVTAATKYIVGHADSLLGAITCDAATAPAVAATHETLGLCVNGEDAFLALRGLRTLPVRLERHYKSALAMAEWLAARPEVARVIHPALPGCPGHDLWKRDFLGASGLFTIVLKPQPKEAVRRFLNALQIFGMGYSWGGYESLIVPFDCSHSRTATKWQAEGPALRLHIGLEDVGDLKRDLERSFAALAG, encoded by the coding sequence ATGACAGGCCAACACGGACGCGACGAGGATATTTCCGTCGAGACGGAAGCGACACAGCTCGGTCGCGATCCGCATCGCTATTTCGGCTTCGTGAACATGCCCGTCTATCGCGGTTCGACGGTCTTGTACCCGAACGCCGAGAGCCTCGAATCGCGCGACGTGCCCTATACTTACGGGCGTCCATCGAATCCGACCACCCGCGCGCTCGAAGAGGCGCTGACGAAGCTCGAAGGAGGCGCGCGAACCTTTCTCGCGCCATCCGGCCTCTCCGCCGTGTCGACGCTGCTTCTCACCTACGCCGAAGCGGGCGGGCATATCCTCATCACCGACAGCGCCTACTTCCCGACCCGGCGCTTCGCGAGCAAGGTGCTGAAGCGGCTCGGCGTGGAGGTCGAATATTACGATCCGCTGATCGGCGGCGGCATTGCGGCGCTGATCCGGTCGAACACGAAGCTCGTTTTCACCGAGTCGCCCGGCTCGCAGACCTTCGAGGTGCAGGACATCCCGGCGATCTGCGCCGCCGCGCGCGGGCGCAATGTGCCCGTCGCCATCGACAACACATGGGCGACGCCGATCTTCCTCCGCGCCTTCGATCTCGGCGTGAACATCACGGTGACGGCCGCGACGAAGTACATCGTCGGCCATGCGGATTCGCTTCTCGGCGCGATCACCTGCGACGCAGCGACGGCCCCGGCGGTCGCCGCCACGCATGAGACGCTCGGCCTTTGCGTAAACGGCGAGGATGCATTTCTCGCTTTGCGCGGCCTTCGCACGTTGCCGGTGCGGCTTGAGCGGCATTACAAATCCGCGCTCGCGATGGCCGAATGGCTGGCGGCGCGCCCCGAAGTCGCCCGCGTCATTCATCCGGCTCTCCCCGGCTGTCCCGGCCACGACCTCTGGAAGCGCGACTTTCTCGGCGCAAGCGGGCTTTTCACCATCGTCTTGAAGCCGCAGCCGAAGGAAGCCGTACGGCGTTTCCTCAACGCGCTTCAGATTTTTGGAATGGGCTATTCGTGGGGCGGTTATGAAAGCCTCATCGTGCCGTTCGACTGCTCGCATTCGCGCACGGCGACGAAGTGGCAGGCGGAAGGCCCGGCGCTGCGCCTCCACATCGGCCTCGAAGACGTGGGCGACCTGAAGCGCGACCTCGAACGCAGCTTCGCGGCGCTGGCGGGCTGA
- the recJ gene encoding single-stranded-DNA-specific exonuclease RecJ, translated as MRSLSLPLQHPRAQSAFLGVERSARGLKWIERLAPQDAHIAAAIAQRHNLPEIIGRILAARGVSLDDVADVLNPTLRALCPDPSTFTDMDKAAERIARAIETGERIAIFGDYDVDGASSSALMKRFLAWHGLDARIYIPDRITEGYGPNGPAITQLIEDGAQLILTVDCGSTSFEALDVAAKRGIDVVVVDHHQVNEELPAAYAVVNPNRQDCLSAQGHLCAAGVTFLLCVAAQRRLRAKGAYTKSPAPDLLGWLDIVALATVCDVVPLSGVNRAFVVQGLKVLRNRRNPGLRALADAAGVNKPPSPYTLGFVLGPRINAGGRIGDASLGARLLASEDEIETRRIAETLDRLNRERREIEIKTVEEAAAWADRTLMEDPSAPIIIAGSPAWHKGLVGLAASRLTERFQRPCLIFSQDEEAGESTGSARSVSGVDIGAAVRGAVEAGVAKKGGGHTMAAGITVDTARLHELAAFLRAALDPAYRVASAAPELPIDGVLRPRAATLDFCAQLEAAGPYGQGNPAPRFSLASVRPTMIKEISGGHLRLALQDMDGSQISAVAFRAAETEIGAALAAGRDLACHVAGRIERDEWGGKSRIEFHIEDVAPANAR; from the coding sequence GTGCGTTCCCTGTCCCTGCCGTTACAGCATCCTCGCGCGCAATCGGCGTTTCTCGGCGTGGAGCGTTCGGCGCGCGGGCTCAAATGGATCGAGCGCCTGGCGCCGCAGGATGCGCATATCGCGGCGGCGATCGCGCAGCGCCATAACCTTCCGGAAATCATCGGCCGCATCCTTGCCGCGCGCGGCGTCTCGCTCGACGACGTGGCCGACGTGCTCAACCCCACGCTGCGCGCGCTCTGCCCCGACCCGTCGACCTTCACCGACATGGACAAGGCCGCCGAGCGCATCGCGCGCGCCATCGAGACGGGCGAGCGCATCGCCATCTTCGGCGACTACGACGTGGACGGCGCGTCGTCCTCGGCGCTGATGAAGCGCTTCCTCGCGTGGCATGGGCTCGACGCGCGCATCTACATCCCCGACCGCATAACCGAGGGCTACGGCCCGAACGGCCCCGCCATCACTCAACTCATCGAGGACGGCGCGCAGCTCATCCTGACGGTGGACTGCGGTTCGACCAGCTTCGAGGCGCTCGACGTCGCGGCGAAACGGGGCATCGATGTCGTCGTGGTGGATCATCATCAGGTGAACGAGGAGCTTCCGGCTGCCTATGCCGTGGTGAACCCGAACCGGCAGGATTGCCTGTCTGCGCAAGGCCACCTTTGCGCGGCAGGCGTGACATTCCTCCTGTGTGTCGCGGCCCAGCGGCGGCTTAGGGCTAAAGGCGCCTACACGAAATCCCCCGCGCCGGACCTGCTCGGCTGGCTCGACATCGTGGCGCTGGCGACGGTGTGCGATGTGGTGCCGCTTTCCGGGGTCAACCGCGCTTTCGTGGTGCAGGGGCTGAAAGTGCTCCGCAATCGCCGCAATCCGGGCCTTCGCGCGCTCGCCGACGCGGCGGGCGTGAACAAGCCGCCCTCGCCCTATACGCTCGGCTTCGTGCTCGGGCCGCGCATCAACGCAGGCGGGCGTATCGGCGACGCGAGCCTTGGCGCACGGCTGCTTGCGTCCGAAGATGAAATCGAGACGCGCCGCATCGCCGAAACGCTCGACCGCCTCAACCGCGAACGACGCGAGATCGAAATCAAGACGGTCGAGGAAGCGGCCGCCTGGGCCGACCGCACGCTGATGGAAGACCCGTCCGCGCCGATCATCATCGCGGGTTCGCCCGCCTGGCATAAGGGGCTTGTCGGTCTTGCGGCGAGCCGCCTCACCGAGCGGTTTCAGAGGCCGTGTCTGATCTTCTCGCAGGACGAGGAAGCGGGCGAATCCACCGGCTCCGCGCGCTCGGTATCGGGCGTCGACATCGGCGCGGCGGTGCGCGGTGCGGTTGAAGCCGGCGTCGCGAAAAAGGGTGGCGGCCATACGATGGCGGCGGGCATCACCGTCGATACGGCGCGGCTGCACGAGCTGGCGGCCTTTCTGCGCGCGGCGCTCGACCCCGCCTATCGCGTTGCAAGCGCCGCGCCCGAGTTGCCAATCGACGGTGTGCTCAGGCCACGCGCGGCGACGCTCGATTTCTGCGCACAGCTTGAGGCGGCTGGCCCTTACGGACAGGGCAATCCCGCGCCGCGCTTCAGCCTCGCCTCCGTTCGCCCGACCATGATCAAGGAAATTTCCGGCGGCCACCTGCGCCTTGCTCTTCAGGATATGGACGGCAGCCAGATCAGCGCGGTCGCTTTCCGTGCGGCGGAAACCGAGATCGGCGCGGCGCTCGCCGCCGGGCGCGACCTCGCCTGCCACGTGGCGGGCCGCATCGAGCGCGACGAATGGGGCGGCAAGAGCCGCATCGAGTTCCACATCGAGGATGTCGCGCCCGCGAATGCGCGCTAG
- a CDS encoding methyltransferase family protein → MAAGISPGLVRALIKPAVGSGFYVALAFLGAGSLDWNRGWLYAAVFVGVSVAGSLIVRFASPGLLEERAKGIRKDTKPFDRLFYALFLPVVLFYPFLAGLDAERFSWAPLPWWTIYPGVLCFLAGSLITTWTMVVNRHAESTVRIQSDRSHAVVTDGPYTVVRHPMYVGTLLGLPGTALMLGSGWALLPMALVMMLFVWRTAREDRALRQELAGYEDYAAITHHRLVPGLW, encoded by the coding sequence ATGGCAGCGGGAATATCACCGGGCCTTGTTCGTGCCCTGATCAAACCGGCGGTTGGTTCAGGCTTTTATGTCGCCCTTGCCTTTCTGGGAGCCGGCAGCCTCGATTGGAACCGCGGCTGGCTTTATGCCGCCGTGTTTGTCGGCGTGTCGGTCGCAGGCAGTCTGATCGTGCGTTTCGCAAGCCCCGGACTTCTGGAAGAACGCGCAAAAGGCATTCGCAAGGACACGAAGCCTTTCGACAGGCTTTTCTATGCCCTGTTCCTGCCCGTCGTCCTCTTCTATCCCTTTCTGGCCGGACTGGATGCCGAACGCTTTTCGTGGGCACCGTTGCCCTGGTGGACCATCTATCCGGGCGTTCTTTGCTTCCTGGCGGGTTCGCTGATCACGACGTGGACGATGGTCGTGAACCGCCACGCCGAAAGTACCGTCCGCATCCAGAGCGATAGAAGCCACGCGGTCGTCACCGACGGCCCTTACACCGTCGTCCGCCACCCGATGTATGTGGGGACGCTGCTGGGGTTGCCCGGCACCGCGCTCATGCTCGGTTCGGGCTGGGCGCTCCTGCCGATGGCCCTCGTGATGATGCTGTTTGTATGGCGCACCGCACGCGAAGATCGCGCCCTGCGGCAGGAACTCGCCGGATACGAAGACTATGCCGCGATCACGCACCATCGATTGGTGCCGGGACTCTGGTAG
- a CDS encoding NifB/NifX family molybdenum-iron cluster-binding protein translates to MKVAIGTSDGIAVTEHFGYALQFQIWDFEDGRFRLLEKRRNLPACGAARDERTVRDPMDVSVDLVSDCRAVLVSRIGECAVNRLDALGILAFETEDTIEHALAELAESGLLVEREAA, encoded by the coding sequence ATGAAAGTCGCCATAGGCACGAGCGACGGCATAGCCGTCACCGAGCATTTCGGTTACGCGCTGCAATTCCAGATCTGGGATTTTGAGGACGGCCGCTTCCGGCTTCTGGAAAAACGGCGCAACCTTCCCGCATGCGGTGCCGCGCGCGACGAACGGACGGTTCGCGATCCGATGGACGTGTCCGTGGACCTTGTGAGCGATTGCCGCGCGGTCCTCGTTTCACGCATCGGCGAATGCGCGGTGAACCGGCTCGACGCGCTCGGCATCCTTGCCTTTGAAACCGAAGATACGATCGAACACGCACTGGCCGAACTTGCCGAAAGCGGCCTCCTTGTCGAAAGGGAAGCAGCGTGA
- a CDS encoding radical SAM protein, translating into MTAPSDPPALSCAIRAMKETAAPAFPALEGRHPCFSTTAEGHAAAARLHLPVAPTCNIACAFCRRDFNRREQRPGVATRLLSPDEAVGIVERALALLPNLAVVGIAGPGDPLATSHALDTFARVHERWPHLVLCLSTNGLALPQHVDALAAAGVETVTVTVNAVDPEIQAQITPKIAWQRKRVDGIAAAERLIANQLDGIEKAAQLGLTIKINTVLIPGVNDRHIGDVAARVAGLGAHLINIIPLIPQHKLAHLKEPGMIERQRARAEASKHLRVFTHCQRCRADACGIPGVSDHTNELYGDGLAAEPTFSHG; encoded by the coding sequence GTGACCGCCCCTTCCGACCCGCCCGCCCTTTCCTGCGCAATTCGCGCCATGAAGGAGACGGCAGCGCCCGCCTTTCCGGCGCTCGAAGGGCGTCATCCCTGTTTCAGCACCACCGCCGAGGGGCACGCCGCCGCCGCGCGCCTGCATCTGCCGGTCGCGCCGACGTGCAACATCGCATGCGCTTTCTGCCGCCGCGATTTCAACCGCCGCGAACAGCGCCCCGGCGTGGCCACGCGGCTCCTTTCGCCCGACGAAGCCGTCGGCATCGTGGAACGCGCGCTCGCGCTGTTGCCGAACCTCGCCGTCGTCGGCATCGCCGGGCCGGGCGACCCGTTGGCCACATCGCATGCGCTCGACACCTTCGCCCGCGTGCATGAACGCTGGCCGCACCTCGTGCTGTGTCTGTCGACAAACGGACTCGCGTTGCCGCAACATGTCGACGCGCTCGCGGCGGCTGGCGTGGAAACCGTGACGGTGACGGTAAACGCCGTCGATCCCGAAATTCAGGCGCAGATCACGCCGAAGATCGCGTGGCAGAGAAAGCGCGTCGACGGGATCGCAGCCGCCGAGCGGCTGATCGCCAATCAGCTGGATGGGATCGAGAAGGCGGCGCAGCTCGGGCTCACGATCAAGATCAACACGGTGCTGATTCCCGGCGTAAACGACCGCCACATCGGCGATGTCGCGGCCCGTGTCGCCGGGCTCGGCGCGCACCTCATCAACATCATTCCGCTGATCCCGCAGCACAAGCTCGCGCATCTGAAAGAGCCCGGAATGATCGAGCGTCAGCGCGCCAGAGCCGAGGCGTCGAAGCACCTTCGGGTCTTCACGCATTGCCAGCGTTGCCGCGCCGATGCGTGCGGCATCCCCGGCGTCAGCGACCACACCAACGAGCTTTACGGCGATGGCCTCGCGGCCGAGCCGACCTTTTCGCACGGCTGA
- the nifH gene encoding nitrogenase iron protein yields MSKKLKQIAIYGKGGIGKSTTTSNISAALAEAGYKVMQFGADPKADSTNTLRGGEYIPSVLDLLAERRRVDAYEAIFQGFGGIYCVEAGGPQPGVGCAGRGIITAVELLKQQRVFEELDLDYVIYDVLGDVVCGGFAVPVREGIAEHVFTVSSSDFMAVYAANNLFKGIEKFSTAGGALLGGIIANSINTDFQREIIDDFAAHTKTPIVQYVPRSLTVTQAELSGRTTIEAAPKSEQAEVYRALARRIADHTESKVPTPLGPLELREWSAKWADRLVEQERAAA; encoded by the coding sequence ATGTCCAAGAAACTCAAGCAGATCGCCATCTACGGCAAGGGCGGAATCGGCAAATCGACAACAACGTCGAACATCAGCGCGGCGCTCGCCGAAGCGGGCTACAAGGTCATGCAGTTCGGCGCCGACCCGAAGGCCGACTCGACCAACACCCTGCGGGGCGGCGAATATATTCCGTCCGTGCTCGACCTTCTGGCCGAACGCCGCCGTGTCGACGCCTATGAGGCGATCTTTCAGGGCTTCGGCGGCATCTACTGCGTCGAAGCGGGTGGCCCACAGCCGGGCGTGGGCTGCGCGGGGCGCGGCATCATCACCGCGGTCGAGCTTCTGAAGCAGCAGCGCGTGTTCGAGGAACTCGACCTCGACTACGTCATCTACGACGTTCTCGGCGACGTGGTATGCGGCGGCTTCGCCGTGCCGGTGCGCGAGGGCATCGCCGAACACGTGTTCACGGTGTCGTCGTCCGACTTCATGGCGGTCTACGCAGCGAACAACCTGTTCAAGGGCATCGAGAAATTCTCGACGGCTGGCGGCGCGCTACTTGGCGGCATCATCGCCAACTCGATCAACACCGACTTCCAGCGCGAGATCATCGACGACTTCGCAGCTCACACGAAGACGCCCATCGTCCAGTATGTGCCTCGCTCGCTGACCGTGACACAGGCCGAGCTTTCGGGCCGGACCACCATCGAGGCCGCGCCGAAGTCCGAGCAGGCGGAGGTCTATCGCGCCCTCGCGCGCCGCATCGCCGACCATACCGAATCCAAGGTGCCGACACCCCTCGGTCCGCTCGAACTGCGCGAATGGTCCGCGAAATGGGCCGACCGGCTCGTCGAGCAGGAACGCGCTGCCGCTTAA
- a CDS encoding nitrogenase component 1 has protein sequence MTINLKTSTVETREQRLGTIIGWDGKASALAEESAYARGECGGCGASGRGGAKARRVCELTGPFTQGSVCSEQMVECQAGNIRDALLIQHSPIGCGAGQVIYNSIYRNGLAMRGHPVQNIRFISTNLRERDMVYGGADKLDAAIRAAFERHAPKAIFIATSCASGIIGDDVESVARHAEADLGIPVIPLHCEGFASKHWSTGFDATQHGILRQIVRKNPTKKQEDLVNVINLWGSDVFTPMLKELDLRVNYVIDMATVEELAQMSEAAATVTFCYTLGTYLAQGLEQEYGVPQIRAPQPYGFAGTDAWLREVARVTGREDKVEAFIEREHARVRPKVEELKKKLAGLKGYIATGSAYSHSLIGVLREIGVQVDGSLVFHHDPVYDSEDRKQDTLDHLIENYGEVEHFTVGNRQQFQFYNLLQRVNPDFIIIRHNGLSPLAARLGIPAIPLGDELHAFGYQGMINLGEAILAVLQHRKFHQDIAGRVKLPYKKSWLAEKDPFALARVAAE, from the coding sequence ATGACCATCAACCTGAAAACCTCCACCGTCGAAACGCGCGAGCAGCGCCTCGGCACGATCATCGGCTGGGATGGCAAGGCGAGCGCGCTTGCGGAGGAATCCGCTTATGCGCGCGGCGAGTGCGGCGGCTGTGGCGCGAGCGGGCGCGGCGGAGCGAAGGCGCGCCGCGTCTGCGAACTGACCGGACCGTTCACGCAAGGGTCCGTCTGCTCCGAGCAGATGGTGGAATGCCAGGCCGGCAACATTCGCGACGCGTTGCTGATCCAGCATTCGCCCATCGGCTGCGGCGCGGGCCAGGTGATCTACAACTCCATCTATCGCAACGGCCTCGCGATGCGCGGCCATCCCGTGCAGAACATCCGCTTCATCTCGACCAATCTGCGCGAGCGCGACATGGTCTATGGCGGCGCGGACAAGCTTGACGCGGCCATCCGCGCGGCGTTCGAGCGACACGCGCCCAAAGCGATCTTCATCGCCACATCCTGCGCGAGCGGCATCATCGGCGACGACGTGGAGAGCGTGGCGAGGCATGCCGAAGCCGACCTCGGCATCCCCGTCATTCCGCTTCACTGCGAAGGCTTCGCCTCCAAGCACTGGAGCACGGGCTTCGACGCGACGCAGCACGGCATCCTGCGTCAGATCGTGCGCAAGAACCCGACGAAAAAGCAGGAAGATCTGGTCAACGTCATCAACCTCTGGGGCTCCGACGTCTTCACGCCGATGCTGAAGGAACTCGACCTTCGCGTGAACTATGTGATCGACATGGCGACGGTCGAGGAACTGGCGCAGATGTCCGAGGCGGCGGCAACGGTCACGTTCTGCTACACGCTCGGCACCTATCTCGCTCAAGGCCTCGAACAGGAATACGGCGTCCCGCAGATCCGCGCACCGCAGCCTTACGGCTTCGCGGGGACCGACGCATGGCTTCGCGAAGTCGCACGCGTCACGGGGCGCGAAGACAAGGTCGAAGCCTTCATCGAGCGAGAGCACGCCCGTGTCCGCCCGAAGGTGGAGGAACTGAAAAAGAAGCTGGCGGGGCTCAAGGGCTACATCGCCACCGGCTCGGCCTACTCACACAGCCTCATCGGTGTGCTTCGCGAAATCGGCGTGCAAGTCGACGGCTCGCTCGTGTTCCATCACGACCCGGTCTACGACAGCGAAGATCGGAAGCAGGACACGCTCGACCATCTCATCGAAAACTATGGCGAGGTGGAGCACTTCACGGTCGGCAACCGCCAGCAGTTTCAATTCTATAACCTGCTGCAGCGGGTGAACCCGGACTTCATCATCATCCGCCACAACGGGCTTTCGCCCCTTGCCGCGCGCCTTGGCATCCCGGCGATCCCGCTCGGCGACGAACTGCATGCCTTCGGTTATCAGGGCATGATCAATCTCGGCGAAGCCATTCTGGCGGTGCTTCAGCATCGGAAGTTCCATCAGGACATCGCAGGCCGCGTGAAGCTTCCCTACAAGAAATCCTGGCTTGCCGAAAAAGACCCGTTCGCCCTCGCACGCGTGGCGGCGGAGTAG
- a CDS encoding nitrogenase component 1: MAINLKTPTVETREQRLGTIIGWDGTASALAEESAFSRGDCGGCGPSGRGGGKARRVCELTGPFTQGSVCSEQMVETQAGNVRDAVLIQHSPIGCGAGQVVYNQRFRNGCKARGLPVRNVRFISTNLRERDMVYGGADKLDAAIRAAFERHKPAAIFIATSCASGIIGDDVDSVARHAEAKLGVPVIPVHCEGFKSKHWSTGFDAAQHGVLRQIVRKTPAKKQDDLVNVINLWGSDVFTPMLKELGLRVNYVMPLSSVEELAQMSEAAATVSFCYTLGSYLGTALEQEFGVPQIKAPQPYGFPGTDALLRELGRVTGREDRAEAYIAQEHARVKPKIAALREKLRGVKGYVATGSAYSHGLIEVLRELGVEVDGSLVFHHDPVYDSEDPKQDSLAHLLENYGDVDFFTVGNRQQFQFYNLLQRVNPDFIIIRHNGLAPLAARVGIPAIPLGDEHHALGYQGMINLGESVLAVLRHRKFHQDIARHVRLPYKTSWLREKDPFALARAQAS, encoded by the coding sequence ATGGCAATCAACCTCAAGACGCCGACGGTCGAAACGCGCGAGCAGCGTCTCGGAACCATCATCGGCTGGGACGGCACCGCGTCCGCGCTCGCCGAGGAGTCCGCGTTCTCGCGCGGCGACTGCGGCGGATGCGGACCAAGCGGACGGGGCGGCGGCAAGGCGCGCCGCGTCTGCGAACTGACGGGGCCCTTCACGCAAGGCTCCGTCTGTTCCGAGCAGATGGTGGAGACGCAGGCGGGTAATGTCCGCGACGCGGTGCTGATCCAGCATTCGCCGATCGGCTGCGGGGCGGGTCAGGTCGTCTACAATCAGCGCTTCCGCAACGGCTGCAAGGCGCGTGGCCTTCCCGTCCGCAATGTCCGTTTCATCTCCACGAACCTGCGTGAGCGCGACATGGTCTATGGCGGCGCGGACAAGCTCGACGCCGCCATCCGCGCGGCCTTCGAGCGGCACAAGCCCGCCGCAATCTTCATCGCAACGTCCTGCGCGAGCGGCATCATCGGCGACGACGTCGACAGCGTGGCGCGCCATGCCGAAGCCAAGCTCGGCGTGCCGGTCATCCCCGTGCATTGCGAGGGCTTCAAGTCGAAGCACTGGAGCACCGGCTTCGACGCGGCGCAGCATGGCGTCCTTCGCCAGATCGTCCGCAAGACCCCCGCGAAAAAGCAGGACGATCTCGTCAACGTCATCAACCTTTGGGGTTCGGACGTCTTCACGCCGATGCTGAAGGAACTCGGCCTCCGCGTGAACTACGTGATGCCGCTCTCATCCGTCGAGGAACTGGCGCAGATGTCGGAGGCGGCGGCGACGGTGAGTTTCTGCTACACGCTCGGCTCGTATCTCGGCACGGCGCTGGAACAGGAATTCGGCGTGCCGCAGATCAAGGCGCCTCAGCCCTACGGCTTTCCGGGCACCGACGCGTTGCTGCGCGAACTCGGCCGCGTGACAGGCCGCGAGGACCGGGCGGAGGCTTACATTGCGCAAGAGCATGCCCGAGTGAAGCCGAAGATCGCGGCGCTTCGCGAGAAGCTCCGCGGCGTCAAGGGTTATGTTGCGACAGGGTCGGCCTACTCGCACGGCCTCATCGAAGTGCTGCGCGAGCTTGGCGTCGAGGTGGACGGCTCGCTCGTGTTCCATCACGACCCGGTCTACGACAGCGAAGATCCGAAGCAGGACTCGCTCGCGCATCTTCTCGAAAATTACGGCGATGTCGACTTCTTCACCGTGGGTAATCGCCAGCAGTTCCAGTTTTACAACCTGCTCCAGCGCGTAAATCCGGACTTCATCATCATTCGCCACAACGGTCTGGCGCCGCTTGCCGCCCGCGTCGGCATCCCCGCGATTCCGCTCGGCGACGAGCACCATGCGCTCGGCTATCAGGGCATGATCAATCTCGGCGAGTCCGTTCTCGCCGTCCTGCGCCATCGCAAGTTCCATCAGGACATCGCGAGGCACGTTCGCCTTCCCTACAAAACGTCGTGGCTACGCGAGAAGGATCCCTTCGCGCTTGCCCGCGCCCAAGCCAGCTAA